The Effusibacillus pohliae DSM 22757 genome includes the window AGACCGAGCAGTTCCGCCAGACGCTGCGGCAGCAGCGGCGTCTGCGAACCGCCGCCGATCAGCATTACCGCCTGCGGCGGCTTGCCGTTTAACCGGCGAATCTCGGCAGCGATCCGCTGTGCCAGTTCGTTGACAGCCGGCTCGATCGACCTGATCACTTCGCGCGACGGATACTCATACGCCATGCCGAGGACATCGGTGAAGGATACGGTCTCTGTTTGCAACAGTTGCCGCTTGACCGTCTCTGCGACGGGAAAATCAAGCAGGTACTGGTGCGACAGAGCTTCCGTAATTTCATCCCCGGCGAAAGGCACCATCCCGTATGCGGTAACAGTCCCTTCCGATGTGATCGCGATGTCCGATGTTCCCGCGCCGATATCCGCCAGCACGAGATTTAATTTGCGCATGCTGGGCGGGATCAGGGCGTTGATCGCGGCGATCGGTTCGAGTGTCAGCGCCGCCATCTCAAGACCCGCCCGTTCCAGCGCGAACTGCAGCGAATCGATCACCACACGGGGCAGGAACGTGGCGATGATGTCAACGCTTGCCGTCAGTCCCGACTGATCGACGAGTGAACCGATCGGCGAGTCGTCCAGCATGTAATGGACGACCGTGTAACCGACGCAATGGTAGCGGGCAGCATCCGGCGTGGACAGCTGCAGATCGCGCTCCGCCTGCTGCACGGCCGACAGTTCCATCGCCAGCACATCGTCTTTCGTCAAGCGCTGGCCGTTGGTTTCCCGCACGGTTTTGGCGCGGACCGTTTTGAGGGCGCGGCCGGCGGCCGCCACGGCGACTTTCTGCAGCGTCCCGACCTGAATCTCCAATTTTTGCTTGACTTGTCGGATGACCGATGCCACCTGCGCTACATCGTGGATCTGGCCGTCCAGCATCGCTCGGTTCGCATGCTCCATCTGTTCGGTTGCAACAATCGCCAGCCCGTCTTCGCCGTACCGGCCGACCAGTCCGACGACGGAACGGGTGCCGATATCCAGCGCAAAAATCAGGTCACTGCCCGCCATCTTTCCCCTCTCCTTATCTGACCGTATAGCTGAAGCCCGCGTCACCCAGCCGTTTCAGAATTCGCTCGATATGCTGGCGATCCCTCGTTTCCAGATTGACTTCGACTTCCGCTTGTCCCAGCACGATCCGCTCCCCCATGCGGTGATGGTGGATCGAGATCACGTTTGATTTTTCTTCCGCAAAAATTTTCGCCATCGCCAGCAGGACGCCGGGCCGGTCCGGAACGGTGGTGACCAGCCGCAAGTAGCGGCCTGCCTCGACCAACCCGCGTTCGATAATTTTCGACAACAGGTTGACGTCTACATTTCCTCCCGACAGGATGATGGCGATTTTCTTGCCTTGCAGCGGGAGCTGCTTGTCCAGGACGGCAGCCAGTCCCACTGCGCCCGAGCCTTCCACCACCAGTTTGCTGCGTTCCATCAACAGGAGCATCGCTTTTGTGATCTTGTCGTCATCGACCGTCACCACACGGTCTACATAATCGCGCACGAGACCGAACGTGAGATTGCCGGGCCGTTTCACGAGGATGCCGTCTGCGATCGTTTCCGCGATGTCCAGTTCCCGCACTTCGCCCGCCTGCAGCGACGAAAACATGCTGGCGGCACCCGACGCCTCGACGCCGATCACCTGAATGTCCGGTTTGCTCAGTTTCGCAGCCATCGCTACTCCTGCCGCCAGCCCGCCGCCGCCGATCGGGGTGACGATCAGGTCGATATCCGGTTCCTGTTCGAGAATTTCGAGGGCGATCGTGCCCTGGCCGGCGATCACTGCCGGATCGTCAAACGCGTGGACGAACGTCATGTTGTTCGCTTTCTGCAGTTCAAGGGCATATTCGTAAGCTGCATCGTAATTCGGCCCGTGCAGCACGATTTTGGCGCCGTATCCGGCGGTCGCTTCCAGTTTGCTGAGCGGTGCTCCTTCCGGCATCACGATCGTACAGGGAATCCCCATCATTTTCGCCGCGTACGCCACCCCTTGCGCATGGTTGCCGGCCGATGCGGCGATCACCCCGCGCTTTCGCTCTTCCGGCGTAAGAGTCGCCATTTTGTTAAATGCGCCGCGGATTTTGAAGGCGCCCGTTTTTTGCAAATTCTCCAGCTTCAGATAGATGTGGTTGTCCGACAGCTGGCTGAACGTTTGCGAGTAATCGAGCGGCGTCTGATGGATAACGCCGGCAAGTCTTTGTCTTGCAGTCTGAAAATCTTCAAGTTGCAACATGCAAACCTCCCGATGGAAAAGCCTGACAACAGCCTGTTTTGCGAAAAGGTGATTGTCGGAAAATAGGGTCTTATGGTACGATACGTTCAATATACCAAAAACTTTCGGAGATCGGGAGTGTGGTTCACGTGACAGATACGATAACAAAACATGTGCGGCCTTCCTTGCAGCAGATCAAGCCGTACATCCCGGGCAAACCGATCGCTGATG containing:
- the ilvA gene encoding threonine ammonia-lyase, whose protein sequence is MLQLEDFQTARQRLAGVIHQTPLDYSQTFSQLSDNHIYLKLENLQKTGAFKIRGAFNKMATLTPEERKRGVIAASAGNHAQGVAYAAKMMGIPCTIVMPEGAPLSKLEATAGYGAKIVLHGPNYDAAYEYALELQKANNMTFVHAFDDPAVIAGQGTIALEILEQEPDIDLIVTPIGGGGLAAGVAMAAKLSKPDIQVIGVEASGAASMFSSLQAGEVRELDIAETIADGILVKRPGNLTFGLVRDYVDRVVTVDDDKITKAMLLLMERSKLVVEGSGAVGLAAVLDKQLPLQGKKIAIILSGGNVDVNLLSKIIERGLVEAGRYLRLVTTVPDRPGVLLAMAKIFAEEKSNVISIHHHRMGERIVLGQAEVEVNLETRDRQHIERILKRLGDAGFSYTVR